A stretch of Malassezia japonica chromosome 6, complete sequence DNA encodes these proteins:
- the cyn1 gene encoding cyanase (COG:H; EggNog:ENOG503P2DV), with translation MTPETPTQHELEVFLDKLRLAKAKSNLTFADLAEKLERDELYVAAIFYGQAKPEKKDLDKINEALSINWTENYLGKDYFPTRAGLDKIPPEDPVLYRLYEALMVYGRPIKHIINEKFGDGIMSAIDFRGHVERVEDPNGPRVKITLDGKFLPYRRW, from the exons ATGACCCCGGAAACCCCTAcgcagcacgagctcgaagTGTTTCTCGACAAGCTCCGCTtggccaaggccaagagcAACTTGACGTTTGCCGACCTTGCTGAAAAGCTCGAGCGTGACGAGCTCTACGTCGCGGCCAT CTTCTATGGCCAAGCGAAGCCCGAGAAAAAGGATCTTGACAAGATTAACGAGGCCCTTAGCATCAATTGGACCGAGAACTATCTCGGCAAGGATTACTTCCCTACCCGTGCCGGCCTTGACAAAATCCCCCCCGAGG ACCCTGTCCTGTATCGTCTGTACGAGGCTCTCATGGTGTACGGCCGCCCGATCAAGCACATTATTAACGAAAAG TTCGGTGATGGTATCATGAGCGCCATCGACTTCCGTGgccacgtcgagcgtgtaGAGGACCCCAACGGCCCTCGCGTCAAGATCACGCTGGACGGAAAGTTCCTGCCCTACCGTCGCTGGTAA
- the ERD1 gene encoding protein-ER retention protein (SECRETED:SignalP(1-19); TransMembrane:7 (n7-14c19/20o43-63i107-126o146-165i202-221o227-246i317-335o410-426i); COG:U; EggNog:ENOG503P01T) — protein MAFRSRGVLLLSICAGAYAQNSTAPEQVIDPAWAEYDASFAQFLPPIFRVILMMALGIAGFGADLHILQRWGMNLWNASGPTRLPLHRATLDPVSLRDAAKESGGQALYILSAAHIAWVFVCWALYRLSIDPLGGGRTLIAQGWEVVALLGLVALWMIPGPFWAVQRALMRLASRLFTPSLQQTIQFSDVIAADILTSFAKVLGDVWLSLVILLYSVYGIAVDERVLWAQQSSIAVPLLISLPYLIRFRQCLSEYRTSSPLGRQTRSTRSLYNALKYASAFPVIWLSAWQRKTPDTQVPGEPNHHALYVSMHGMIQVLWLAAVLFNTLFSFWWDITNDWGLDLLLPSTFMGLLRGQSPHLPALHRRAESRTNILQADDTDEAVEMEPRSSHARRGSMLRLPEKPLPLPTAVYYVFIAINLVLRFTWSLKLSSHLQYLVEWQRGLLMLEALELVRRSAWVLLRVEWELVKREGV, from the exons aTGGCGTTTcggtcgcgcggcgtgctgctgctAAGCATATGCGCGGGCGCCTACGCGCAAAACAGCACGGCTCCGGAGCAAGTCATTGACCCGGCCTGGGCCGAGTACGATGCCTCGTTTGCGCAGTTCCTCCCGCCCATCTTTCGCGTGATCCTCATGATGGCGCTGGGGATCGCCGGATTCGGCGCCGATCTGCACATCCTACAGCGCTGGGGCATGAACCTGTGGAACGCGTCGGGGCCCACGCGGCTTccgctgcaccgcgccaCGCTTGACCCTGTTTCgctccgcgacgccgcAAAGGAAAGTGGGGGGCAGGCACTCTATATCCTCTCCGCGGCGCATATCGCATGGGTGTTTGTCTGCTGGGCCTTGTACCGCCTTAGCATCGATCCTCTCGGCGGGGGGCGCACGCTCATTGCGCAGGGTTGGgaggtcgtcgcgctcctcggcctcgtggCTTTGTGGATGATCCCTGGGCCATTTTGGGCCGTGCAACGCGCCTTGATGCG CCTCGCATCGCGCCTATTCACACCGTCGCTGCAGCAGACGATACAGTTTTCAGACGTGATTGCGGCGGATATCCTCACGTCTTTTGCCAaggtcctcggcgacgttTGGCTCTCGCTCGTCATTCTCTTGTACTCGGTGTATGGCATtgcggtcgacgagcgcgtgctctGGGCACAGCAGTCGAGCATCGCAGTCCCGCTGCTCATCAGCCTGCCTTACCTGATTCGCTTCCGCCAGTGCTTGTCGGAATACCGCACTTCCTCGCCGCTCGGGCGCcagacgcgctcgacgcggtcaCTGTACAATGCGCTCAAGTACGCATCGGCCTTTCCTGTAATTTGGCTGAGCGCTTGGCAGCGCAAGACTCCTGATACCCAAGTGCCGGGTGAGCCGAATCACCACGCACTCTACGTCAGCATGCACGGCATGATCCAGGTTCTGTGGCTCGCTGCGGTGCTATTCAACACACTCTTTTCATTCTGGTGGGACATTACCAACGACTGGGGCCTGGATCTTTTGCTCCCGTCGACGTTTATGGGGCTGCTCCGAGGACAGTCGCCGCATCTGCCagcgctgcaccgccgcgccgagtcgcGGACGAATATCTTGCAAGCGGACGACACAGACGAGGCAGTCGAGATGGAACCACGAAGCTCGCATGCACGCCGTGGGAGCATGCTGCGGCTGCCGGAGAAACCGTTGCCATTGCCGACCGCTGTGTATTATGTGTTCATTGCTATTAATCTCGTGCTGCGCTTCACGTGGTCGCTCAAGCTCAGCTCCCACCTGCAATATTTGGTGGAGTGGCAGCGTGGTCTGCTcatgctcgaggcgctaGAACTCGTACGCAGAAGCGCATGGGTACTGCTACGCGTCGAGTGGGAGCTCGTCAAACGCGAAGGTGTATAG
- the RPL2 gene encoding 60S ribosomal protein L2 (EggNog:ENOG503NU8K; COG:J) — protein MGRVIRAQRKSGGIFTAHTRLNKAPAKLRPYDFAERNGYIRGLVKEIIHDAGRGAPLARVAFRDPYRYKTHTETFIAAEGMHTGQFVYCGKKAVLSVGNVLPLSSLPEGTIVCNVEGKSGDRGTLARTSGNYATVIGHTDDGTSRIRLPSGAKKTVPSAARATVGIVAGGGRIDKPLLKAGRAYHKYKVKRNSWPRTRGVAMNPVDHPHGGGNHQHIGHSSTVKRGSVPGQKVGLIAARRTGLHRGTVKVRDA, from the exons ATGGGACGAG TGATCCGTGCTCAACGTAAGAGCGGTGGCATTTTCACCGCCCACACGCGGCTGAACAAGGCCCCGGCGAAGCTCCGTCCTTACGactttgccgagcgcaacgGCTACATCCGTGGCCTTGTCAAGGAGATCATCCACGACGCTGGCCG TGGTGCTCCCCTTGCCCGTGTCGCTTTCCGTGACCCTTACCGCTACAAGACGCACACCGAGACCTTTATTGCTGCCGAGGGTATGCACACTGGCCAGTTTGTGTACTGCGGTAAGAAGGCTGTGCTGAGCGTCGGCAACGTCCTCCCCCTCAGCTCGCTCCCCGAGGGTACCATTGTCTGCAACGTCGAGGGCAAGTCGGGTgaccgcggcacgctcgcccgTACCTCGGGCAACTACGCCACGGTCATCGGCCACACCGATGACGGCACCTCGCGTATTCGTCTCCCCTCGGGCGCCAAGAAGACTGTGCCGAGCGCTGCTCGTGCCACGGTCGGCATTGTCGCCGGTGGTGGCCGTATCGACAAGCCTTTGCTCAAGGCCGGCCGTGCCTACCACAAGTACAAGGTCAAGCGCAACAGCTGGCCCCGTACTCGTGGTGTTGCCATGAACCCCGTCGACCACCCTCACGGTGGTGGTAACCACCAGCACATTGGTCACTCTTCGACCGTCAAGCGCGGCTCCGTTCCCGGTCAGAAGGTTGGTCTCATTGCTGCCCGCCGCACTGGTCTCCACCGCGGTACCGTCAAGGTCCGGGACGCTTAA
- a CDS encoding uncharacterized protein (COG:J; BUSCO:EOG09265KF9; EggNog:ENOG503P7Q5), with protein sequence MPTADGATEDTARVANQQRFSRDLEFLSALCNPFYLHQLSQQGFFEDPSFLRYLAYLDYFRAPAYVQYLTYPQALYFLDLLKHAEFRLPTGRPGAMATPLRTIATSPPRAAAPPKKSETPRDESIRAPLIRLVDPATGKVTGPFKPQDIVSKLDRKEYTLVQVAPGAPTKGATSWTMDELPVCKLVSKREEYQKQRDAKRKSAASAAPTVMKDMQLTWNVSGNDLAHKVSRARKELARGHKVHAIILSKKGTKRVFPGSVEDEQRTQLVEKIQADLCTSEEDNTQVAKVTHGPDWKNQRSLCEILHLHMLEPDEARALLWARAVWLLQGLPRGTLIALDLNTARTDTKFEGYKLVPPGVHCLTWQASPEGDMASAGLRTALLQYTKPKQVLARTYDAAADTWGRVGDGDLVVSKEHIQALDTHLAAYVETSFQRLTVHLDKDAATLARVFGVNLSKEDATCDSFTPVAEHEDVTSDKELRGHSDKEHGVAFSTGTTHRRAHDARDDADVLIEGAASDSDSVASSDEEEEEAEHATGSASLQFTPFSLQRSWPLEARGVERTQYSFDKSWLLGNVMRRAAEADERRGASPHPYEPLLREVELAFLLFVQVNNAAALEHWTALLSLFCRASTRLGAPSHYELHPCEWDTAPASAAPQLDAHIAFLRVLHAQFAALPPTCWSEDLASHEPRVLNDLAELRTNIGRALSAWAAAGQDAAPAPPHEALVHAWRALCTQTRAHFQWDLDGVLDEEAEADDLEEGEDAPVVVEEGYPYTM encoded by the exons ATGCCCACGgcggacggcgcgacggAGGATACGGCACGCGTCGCGAACCAGCAGCGCTTTTCCCGGGACCTTGAGTTTCTTTCGGCACTGTGCAACCCGTTCTATTTGCACCAGCTCTCTCAACAAGGCTTCTTTGAGGACCCCAGCTTCTTGCGGTACCTCGCCTATCTGGACTACTTCCGTGCCCCGGCATACGTGCAGTACCTTACATACCCCCAGGCGCTCTACTTTTTGGATCTGCTGAAACATGCCGAGTTCCG ATTGCCCACTGGGCGACCTGGCGCAAtggcgacgccgctgcgcacgatcgccacgtcgcccccgagggcagcggcgccgccgaagaAGAGCGAGACGCCGCGTGATGAGTCGatccgcgcgccgctcatccgcctcgtcgacccGGCCACCGGCAAGGTCACGGGACCGTTCAAGCCGCAGGACATCGTCTCGAAGCTCGACCGCAAGGAGTACACGCTCGTGCAGgtcgcgccgggcgcgccaACGAAAGGAGCCACGTCCTGGACGATGGACGAGCTCCCGGTCTGCAAGCTCGTCTCGAAGCGCGAAGAGTACCAAAAGCAGCGGGACGCCAAGCGCAAGTcggccgcaagcgccgcgcctaCCGTCATGAAGGATATGCAACTCACGTGGAACGTTTCTGGCAACGACCTCGCACACAAAgtgtcgcgcgcacgcaagGAACTCGCACGGGGACACAAGGTCCACGCCATTATCCTCTCCAAGAAAGGCACGAAGCGCGTCTTTCCGGgcagcgtcgaggacgaacaacgcacgcagctcgtcgaaaAGATCCAGGCAGATCTGTGCACGTCCGAAGAGGACAATACACAGGTCGCCAAGGTGACGCACGGACCGGACTGGAAAAACCAGCGCTCCCTCTGCGAAAT CCTCCACCTCCACATGCTCGagccggacgaggcgcgcgcgctgctgtgGGCGCGGGCGGTGTGGCTCTTGCAGGGCCTCCCACGGGGAACGCTCATCGCGCTGGACCTGAATACGGCGCGGACGGATACCAAGTTCGAGGGGTACAAGCTTGTGCCACCGGGCGTGCACTGCCTGACGTGGCAGGCGTCGCCCGAGGGGGACATGGCGTCGGCAgggctgcgcacggccttgCTGCAGTACACGAAGCCGAAGCAGGTGCTTGCGCGCACATACGATGCGGCAGCAGATACATGGGGGCGCGTAGGCGATGGCGACCTTGTCGTGTCGAAAGAGCAcatccaggcgctcgacacgcacctcgcggcgtATGTCGAGACGTCCTTCCAGCGCCTCACTGTTCACCTGGACAaggacgcggcgacgctcgcgcgcgtctttGGCGTCAATCTGTCGAAAGAAGATGCGACGTGTGACTCGTTTACACcagtcgccgagcacgaaGACGTCACGAGCGACAAGGAGCTGCGGGGCCATAGCGACAAGGAGCACGGCGTTGCGTTCTCGACAGGCAcgacgcaccgccgcgcacaCGATGCACGCGACGATGCTGACGTGCTCATCGAGGGCGCCGCAtccgactcggactcggtcgcgtcgtccgacgaggaggaggaagaaGCGGAGCACGCCACCGGCTCCGCATCGCTGCAGTTCACGCCTTTCTCCTTGCAGCGGTCCTGGCCGCTAGAGGCGCggggcgtcgagcgcacacAGTACAGCTTCGACAAGTCGTGGCTACTTGGCAATGtcatgcgccgcgccgcagagGCGGACGaaaggcgcggcgcgtcgccgcaccCTTacgagccgctgctgcgtgaggTCGAGCTCGCATTTCTCTTGTTTGTGCAGGTGAACAatgccgcagcgctcgagcacTGGACCGCGCTGCTCTCTCTCTTTTGCCGCGCATCGACACGGCTCGGCGCCCCGAGCCACTATGAACTGCACCCCTGCGAATGGGAcacggcgccggcgtctgcagcgccgcagctcgacgcgcacaTTGCCTTTTTGCGCGTGCTCCACGCGCAGTTCGCGGCGCTTCCCCCGACATGCTGGTCCGAGGACCTGGCTTCGCATGAGCCCCGCGTGCTGaacgacctcgccgagctgcgcaccaaCATTGGCCGCGCGCTAAGTGCGTGGGCGGCGGCTGGacaggacgcggcgcctgcgcccccCCACGAGGCACTCGTGcacgcgtggcgcgcacTCTGCACCCAGACGCGCGCACACTTCCAGTGGGATCTCGATGGAGTGCTAGAcgaagaggccgaggctGACGATCTCGAGGAAGGCGAGGACGCGCCTGTGGTTGTCGAAGAAGGATACCCCTATACTATGTAG
- the GEA2 gene encoding GDP/GTP exchange factor for ARF (EggNog:ENOG503NU9D; COG:U) — protein sequence MVGRVAGGEAPGGAAQDASDRALMHLVIRQVNAVTSAMRSSPRWALAAGAPNALLSSATTSTSALSLTRAAYTLARSDAPEADADARNESNVGLLGGFTVLRAQLRLVTKATDLPLPTILTHFLRVVLSARTTGAVTQTVLEALTSFLEHGLFREDSIGLVRGVQEVAHATSHCRFEPSDAGKDEVVLLTILDVMVDLVCGRAYAANGHGAPLVDMLGDRSICEMMETCLSMCCQTRLSTALRRTAEHRMLRMTREIFSRLATMPLEADAAYKGDGRAEPELATLTAEHVGGDGDESRHRMAMPDPKSVHIPSAGLPERQGEADEPEEANEPDAEAQEAQEAQDTQAPPAPEAAPEEAPVEAAPPSPPHAGDAHDDEAPVPTEEQGPFGLAALTEVLRVLVSLMDPQSTRHTMTMRILGLHLLGGLLETHGALIAKFPTLRALLQDSACRYLFQLANTENHTVVAESLRVLSILFDEMRTDLKLQQELFLLFLLQQLRGQVPLVQEPWRTDGKDGAQPVTLSCFRAGSSGEMRELFLESLSLLLDRSGSDAFVELWRNYDCDLHCSNLYEQLVHFLCRSIFSQPLQPSEKARPAFSGLQLVSLDLVLGLIARMAERYEDVADSAQTSRLLAQRSRKYVLAAGAAEFNKKPKDGIAFLEKEQLIDTESPKARARSIAHFLKESPLVDKRLLGDYISRQENGEILTEFMDLFDFRDIDVAEAMRALCEAFRLPGEAQQIARVTETFAAAYFATKPAGIRSEDAVYVLAYSIIMLNTDLHNPQVTRRMTIADYQRNLRGVNDGVDFDADYLATIYDEIRRREIVMPEEHAGQLGFDYTWKELLRKSRAQAPLVDAPPQGLDRALFQHSWRPFVASIAHAFAQLQDEHLLQRVIAGCRQCAVLARAYDVPDVFDYMVHHFAQSTGLLRSPLALDTAANAEHVLDGQTIMISPLSVHFGTNFKSQLAAVVLFTIANGNGGAIRGGWDDILGLFETLLPNGLLPPSVASMRDASLAAKIPIPLKAKKGPMLRAAPAQSGGLFSTLSSYFLSPYGGAVDPMDVGEAEIESSLCTLDCLASCKIEELHAQLANLPDAALGAYADALHRRLQPHLERAEEEALYTPTTLFLLEELAETTTSRPALLDRAGAHAMNACRTLLDKATDRHPLELERSVVNALRLLGTAAREGRPGVRANLAALLEQIQRLPEPLHADISPAVLGALDALLREQRGLLATPAEWQQLARVVATYAKVQRADSARLAFDIARHQLGHACNAASYAALVELARELISTADRALWLNAKEHARRTLTEKRELGDWEEAVQQATLALLPALEHVKSEIPALLQGSDLVSAWPAYWLPLLAALAQQCVNASRLTRQAAVGHLQRVVLAPDALRVAPSPVAPHLEAIFQNILLPLMETLLKPETLRADAHAKESSGETIPVTRVHVCMLLCRAWVHFQAPLAEQMSKSHERFVRLWLGVLRSVVQLLQTHPTDEVDEQLKNMLLVMQAERLLEVGSVGDVTWKMVDVVRPELRAAVQGAAAGAAAPAEEASVKAPVEVPVEVPVEAPADAPVEAPADAPADAPADASVADPVDPPSSVS from the coding sequence ATGGTCGGACGTGTCGCGGGTGGGGAGGCGCCCGGCGGTGCCGCCCAGGACGCGTCGGACAGGGCTTTGATGCATCTTGTTATTCGCCAGGTGAATGCTGTgacctcggcgatgcgctcgagcccaCGGtgggcgctcgcggcgggcgcgccaAACGCGCTACTGTCGTCCGCGACGACCTCAACGTCGGCGCTGAGCttgacgcgcgccgcgtacacgctcgcgcgcagcgatgcgcccgaggcggatgCCGACGCACGGAACGAGAGCAACGTCGGCTTGCTGGGGGGCTTTACTGTGCTCCGCGcccagctgcgcctcgtgaCCAAGGCAACGGACCTGCCGCTCCCTACGATCCTCACGCACTTTttgcgcgtcgtgctcagCGCGCGGACGACCGGGGCGGTGACGCAGaccgtgctcgaggcgctgacgAGCTTCCTGGAGCATGGCCTCTTCCGCGAGGACAGCATTGGGCTCGTGCGCGGTGTCCAAGAAGTCGCGCATGCCACGTCGCACTGCCGCTTCGAACCGTCAGACGCGGGCAAGGACGAGGTCGTGCTCCTTACGATCCTCGACGTGATGGTCGACCTGGTGTGCGGCcgcgcgtacgccgccaatggacacggcgcgccgctcgtcgacatgctcggcgaccgGAGCATCTGTGAGATGATGGAGACGTGCCTGAGCATGTGCTGCCAGACGCGCCTGTCgaccgcgctgcgccgcaccgccgaaCACCGCATGCTGCGCATGACGCGCGAGATCTTTTCGCGCCTCGCTACGATGCCTCTCGAGGCAGATGCGGCGTACAaaggcgacggccgcgccgagccggagctcgcgacgctcaccgccgagcacgtcggcggAGACGGTGACGAGAGCCGGCACCGCATGGCGATGCCGGACCCCAAGAGCGTGCATATTCCCAGCGCAGGCCTGCCGGAGCGGCAGGGCGAAGCAGACGAGCCCGAAGAGGCCAACGAGCCGGATGCCGAGGCACAGGAGgcgcaagaggcgcaggacacCCAAGCTCCCCCAGCGCCGGAAGCCGCGCCCGAGGAGGCGCCTGTCGAGGCAGCGCCACCGAgcccgccgcacgcgggcgacgcgcacgacgacgaggcgcctgTCCCGACGGAAGAACAAGGACCTTTtggcctcgccgcgctgacCGAGGTCCTGCGTGTGCTCGTGTCGCTGATGGACCCCCAGAGCACGCGCCATACAATGACGATGCGTATTCTCGGCCTGCACCTACTGGGCGGCCTCCTCGagacgcacggcgcgctgatCGCCAAGTTCCCtacgctgcgtgcgctgttGCAGGactcggcgtgccgctaCCTTTTCCAGTTGGCCAACACCGAGAACCACACAGTGGTCGCCGAGAGCCTGCGTGTGCTTTCGATCCTCTTTGACGAGATGCGCACGGATTTGAagctgcagcaggagctCTTTCTGCTGTTTctcctgcagcagctgcgcggccaAGTGCCCCTTGTACAGGAGCCTTGGCGCACGGACGGCAAGGACGGGGCGCAGCCGGTGACCCTGTCGTGCTTCCGCgccggctcgagcggcgagaTGCGTGAGCTGTtcctcgagtcgctgagcctgctgctcgaccgcagCGGCTCGGACGCGTTTGTTGAGCTGTGGCGCAACTACGACTGCGATTTACACTGCTCGAACCTCtacgagcagctcgtgcactTCCTCTGCCGCTCCATCTTTTCTCAGCCGCTGCAGCCGTCGGAGAAGGCGCGGCCTGCCTTTTCCggcctgcagctcgtctCGCTCGATCTTGTGCTGGGCCTCATTGCGCGCATGGCCGAGCGGTACGAGGACGTGGCGGACAGCGCACAGACGTCGCGCCTcttggcgcagcgctcgcgcaagTACGTCCTAGCCGCAGGGGCCGCCGAGTTCAACAAGAAGCCCAAGGACGGCATCGCGTTCCTCGAGAAGGAGCAGCTGATCGATACCGAGAGCCCCAAGGCGCGTGCACGCAGCATTGCGCACTTCCTCAAAGagtcgccgctcgtcgacaagCGCCTTCTGGGCGACTACATCTCGCGCCAGGAGAACGGCGAGATCCTCACCGAGTTTATGGACCTGTTCGACTTCCGCGACATTGAcgtggccgaggcgatgcgTGCGCTGTGCGAGGCTTTCCGCCTgccgggcgaggcgcagcagatTGCGCGTGTCACCGAGACGTTTGCGGCCGCGTACTTTGCGACAAAGCCCGCTGGAATCCGCAGCGAGGACGCTGTATACGTGCTGGCCTACAGCATCATCATGCTCAACACCGACCTGCATAATCCCCAGGTGACGCGCCGCATGACGATCGCCGACTACCAGCGCAATCTCCGCGGCGTAAACGACGGGGTGGATTTTGACGCAGACTACCTCGCGACGATCTACGACGAgatccgccgccgcgagatTGTCATGCCAGAGGAGCACGCGGGCCAGCTCGGCTTCGACTACACCTGGAAggagctcctgcgcaagtCGCGTGCCCAGGCGCcgctggtcgacgcgccgccccagGGCCTCGACCGCGCGCTCTTCCAGCACAGCTGGCGCCCGTTTGTGGCGAGCATTGCGCACGCCTTTGCCCAGCTCCAGGACGAGCACTTGCTGCAGCGTGTTATTGCGGGGTGCCGGCAGTGCGCcgtgcttgcgcgcgcgtACGACGTGCCGGACGTGTTTGACTACATGGTGCACCACTTTGCGCAGTCGACTGGCCTCCtccgctcgccgctcgcgctggacaCGGCGGCGAACGCGGAGCATGTCCTGGACGGGCAGACGATCATGATCAGCCCGCTGTCTGTGCACTTTGGCACAAACTTTAAGAGCCAGCTCGCGGCTGTCGTCCTCTTTACGATTGCAAACGGCAATGGCGGCGCGATCCGCGGCGGCTGGGACGATATCCTCGGCCTGTTCGAGACACTGTTGCCAAACGGCCTCCTTCCTccgtcggtcgcgagcatgcgcgatgcgtcgctcgcggccaaGATTCCCATTCCTCTCAAGGCGAAGAAGGGGCCgatgctgcgtgcggcgcccgcgcagAGCGGCGGCCTCTTTTCCACGCTCTCGTCCTACTTCCTCTcgccgtacggcggcgcagTCGATCCGAtggacgtcggcgaggccgagatcGAGAGCTCGCTGTGCACGCTCGACTGTCTCGCCTCGTGCAAGATCGAAGAGCTCCATGCCCAGCTCGCCAACCTCCCGGATGCGGCActcggcgcgtacgcggatgcgctgcaccgccgcctgcaaCCCCATttggagcgcgccgaggaagaggcTCTCTAtacgccgacgacgctcTTCCTCCTGGAGGAGCTCGCAGAGACGACCACGAGCCGCcctgcgctcctcgaccgcgctggcgcacacGCCATGAACGCCtgccgcacgctcctcgacaaggCCACCGATCGCCACCCcctcgagctggagcgcagcgtggtgaatgcgctgcgcctcctcggcaccgcggcgcgcgaagGGCGCccgggcgtgcgtgcgaacctggctgcgctcctcgagcagatcCAGCGTCtgcccgagccgctgcaCGCAGACATTTCGCCCGCAGTGCTCGGTGCGTTGGACGCACTcttgcgcgagcagcgcggcctgcttGCGACGCCAGCAGAGtggcagcagctcgcgcgtgtTGTCGCGACCTACGCCAaggtgcagcgtgcggacagcgcgcgcctcgcgttTGACATTGCGCGCCACCAGCTCGGCCACGCGTGCAACGCGGCGAGCTACGCGGCACTTGTCGAGCTTGCACGCGAGCTTATTTCGACCGCCGACCGTGCGCTGTGGCTCAATGCTAAGgagcacgcacgccgcacgctcaccgagaagcgcgagctgggcgaCTGGGAAGAGGCGGTGCAGCAAGCgacgcttgcgctccttcccgcgctcgagcacgtcaaGAGCGAGATtccggcgctgctgcaagGCAGCGACCTCGTGTCGGCGTGGCCGGCGTATTGGCTGCcgctgcttgcggcgctcgcgcagcagtgCGTCAATGCGTCGCGGCTGACGCGCCAGGCAGCGGTCGGCCACCTGCAGCGTGTGGTGCTCGCgccggatgcgctgcgcgtcgcgccgtcgcccgtCGCACCGCATCTCGAGGCGATCTTCCAAAACATCCTCCTCCCGTTGATGGAGACGCTGCTCAAGCCCGAGACGCTCCGTGCAGATGCGCACGCAAAGGAGAGCAGCGGCGAGACGATCCCTGTGACGCGCGTGCACGTGTGCATGCTCCTGTGCCGTGCCTGGGTGCACTTCCAGGCGCCGCTTGCGGAGCAGATGAGCAAGAGCCACGAGCGGTTTGTGCGGCTGTGGCTCGGTgtgctgcgctcggtggtgcagctgctgcagacgcATCCGACCGACGAGGTGGACGAGCAGCTGAAGAATATGCTGCTTGTGatgcaggccgagcgcctgctcgaggtgggCAGTGTCGGCGATGTGACGTGGAAGATGGTCGACGTGGTGCGTcccgagctgcgtgcggcggtccaaggcgccgcggctggcgctgcggcgcctgccgaggaGGCCTCGGTCAaggcgccggtcgaggtgccggtcgaggtgccggtcgaggcgcctgccgatgcgccggtcgaggcgcctgccgatgcgcctgccgatgcgcctgccgaTGCGTCTGTCGCCGATCCTGTCGATCCCCCGAGCTCCGTCTCCTAA
- the ypt1 gene encoding ras GTPase (COG:U; EggNog:ENOG503NUNU), which translates to MTGLSPDYDYLFKLLLIGDSGVGKSCLLLRFADDTYTESYISTIGVDFKIRTIELEGKTVKLQIWDTAGQERFRTITSSYYRGAHGIIVVYDVTDEATFTNVKQWLQEIERYACEGVNKLLVGNKADLTGSKVVDYETAKQFADQLNIPFLETSAKDATNVEQAFLTMAKQIKDRMGASAIQNNAAGQGKSSLKVGQGQSVQSLGQGGCC; encoded by the coding sequence ATGACGGGGCTGTCGCCGGATTATGACTATCTGTTCAAGCTGCTGCTGATCGGTGACTCGGGTGTGGGTAAGTCGTGTCTCCTTCTGCGTTTCGCGGACGACACGTACACCGAGTCTTATATCTCCACGATCGGTGTAGACTTCAAGATCCGCACGATTGAGCTCGAGGGCAAGACGGTCAAGCTCCAGATTTGGGACACCGCTGGCCAAGAGCGCTTCCGCACCATCACCTCTTCGTACTAccgtggcgcgcacggcatCATTGTCGTGTACGACGTGACCGACGAGGCAACCTTTACCAACGTCAAGCAGTGGCTGCAGGAGATTGAGCGGTACGCGTGCGAAGGCGTCAacaagctcctcgtcggcaacAAGGCCGACCTGACGGGCAGCAAGGTCGTCGACTACGAGACGGCGAAGCAGTTCGCCGACCAGCTCAACATTCCCTTCCTCGAGACCAGTGCCAAGGACGCGACGAACGTCGAGCAGGCTTTCCTGACCATGGCCAAGCAGATCAAGGACCGGatgggcgcctcggcgatccAGAACAACGCCGCAGGACAGGGCAAGTCCTCGCTCAAGGTCGGCCAGGGCCAGAGCGTCCAGTCGCTCGGCCAGGGCGGATGTTGCTAG